A DNA window from Flavisolibacter ginsenosidimutans contains the following coding sequences:
- the pdxA gene encoding 4-hydroxythreonine-4-phosphate dehydrogenase PdxA produces the protein MNDKPIVAITMGDPASIGPEIAVKALLDKKVTAICKPLLIGDAGVFEQIISLLKLDAKVRPITKVGDAKFEYGTIDVYDLKNVDVDKLKFGEISAMAGHASFEAVKKAIELAMQGEVDATVTGPINKKSINEAGHHFAGHTEIYAHFTATKKYAMLLVEDALKVIHVSTHVSLRQACDLVKKDRILEVVDLLHNGMKQLGETNLKIGIAGLNPHAGDNGLFGTEDDLEIKPAVEEAKRRGYDVEGPVPPDTLFAKAATGAYGGVVAMYHDQGHIPFKLNGFKWNAAKGQMDSVKGVNITMGLPIIRTSVDHGTAFEIAGKGIASADAMVLAIESAVQLSKNRSR, from the coding sequence ATGAACGATAAACCCATTGTCGCCATTACCATGGGCGATCCGGCGAGCATCGGTCCGGAGATTGCCGTGAAAGCTTTGCTCGATAAAAAAGTTACGGCCATCTGCAAGCCTTTGCTCATCGGCGATGCCGGCGTCTTTGAACAAATTATTTCGCTTCTTAAACTGGATGCAAAAGTCCGCCCAATAACAAAGGTTGGCGATGCAAAGTTTGAATACGGAACAATTGACGTTTATGATTTAAAAAACGTTGATGTTGACAAACTGAAGTTTGGCGAAATCTCCGCAATGGCCGGACATGCGTCTTTTGAAGCAGTAAAGAAAGCAATAGAACTTGCCATGCAAGGCGAAGTGGATGCAACGGTCACAGGACCGATCAACAAAAAATCCATCAACGAAGCCGGTCATCATTTCGCCGGCCATACCGAGATTTATGCGCACTTCACGGCCACAAAAAAATACGCAATGTTATTGGTGGAAGATGCACTAAAAGTCATTCACGTTTCCACGCACGTTTCGCTGCGGCAGGCCTGCGATCTTGTAAAGAAAGACCGCATTCTTGAAGTGGTTGACCTGCTGCACAACGGCATGAAGCAATTGGGCGAAACCAATTTAAAGATTGGCATCGCTGGTTTAAATCCGCATGCTGGCGATAATGGCTTGTTTGGAACGGAAGATGATTTGGAAATCAAGCCGGCAGTAGAAGAAGCAAAGCGCCGTGGTTATGATGTGGAAGGACCTGTTCCGCCTGATACCTTGTTTGCAAAAGCCGCAACCGGTGCTTACGGAGGCGTGGTGGCCATGTACCACGACCAGGGACACATTCCGTTTAAATTAAACGGCTTTAAATGGAATGCGGCGAAAGGACAGATGGACAGCGTGAAAGGTGTGAACATCACAATGGGATTGCCCATTATTCGCACATCGGTTGATCACGGCACCGCGTTTGAAATTGCGGGCAAAGGAATCGCAAGTGCGGATGCAATGGTGCTAGCCATTGAATCCGCGGTTCAATTAAGCAAGAACAGAAGCAGATGA
- a CDS encoding dihydrodipicolinate synthase family protein, whose translation MKKEKKYSGVVIPAVTPFNDKSELDIAAVERMFDNFRKNNVSPFVLGTTGEASSVPTSMKQEFFTAAERLKQSGDVLYAGISSNVFEESVELAKQAFDNGVDVVVATLPSYYALTSDAMLRYFNELADAVNGPLMIYNIPVTTHMSIPLEVIEKLSRHQNIVGLKDSERNEERLNEALLQWKDRDDFSYFLGWAARSAHSLLKGGDGLVPSTGNFHPGLYRDLFEAAKNGNEEKALSLQKLSDTLGNLYQQGRTLGESLWALKVVMKELNLCEPFVLPPLYPQPDEEEKRLQAAFHEIITNKEIILNER comes from the coding sequence ATGAAGAAAGAAAAAAAATACAGTGGCGTGGTGATTCCGGCCGTGACGCCTTTCAACGATAAATCTGAATTGGACATTGCTGCCGTTGAACGCATGTTTGACAACTTTCGGAAAAACAACGTAAGCCCTTTTGTTCTTGGAACGACTGGCGAGGCTTCTTCGGTTCCAACTTCCATGAAGCAGGAATTTTTTACGGCAGCGGAACGACTGAAACAAAGCGGCGATGTTTTGTACGCCGGCATTTCATCCAATGTTTTTGAAGAATCGGTGGAACTGGCGAAACAGGCTTTTGACAACGGCGTTGATGTTGTTGTGGCGACCTTGCCCTCTTATTATGCTTTAACCAGCGACGCCATGCTTCGCTACTTTAACGAACTGGCCGATGCCGTTAACGGCCCGTTGATGATTTACAACATTCCCGTCACCACACACATGTCCATTCCGTTGGAGGTGATTGAAAAATTAAGCCGGCATCAGAACATCGTTGGATTAAAAGACTCGGAGCGCAATGAAGAAAGACTGAACGAAGCGTTGCTACAATGGAAAGACCGCGATGATTTCAGCTATTTTTTGGGTTGGGCGGCAAGGTCGGCGCATTCCCTTTTGAAGGGCGGCGATGGATTGGTGCCAAGTACCGGAAACTTTCATCCCGGCCTTTACAGAGATTTATTTGAAGCTGCCAAAAATGGAAATGAAGAGAAGGCCCTCTCTCTTCAAAAACTGTCAGATACGCTTGGGAATCTTTACCAGCAGGGACGAACGCTTGGCGAATCCTTGTGGGCACTAAAAGTGGTCATGAAAGAATTGAACCTTTGCGAACCTTTTGTGCTTCCGCCGCTTTATCCGCAACCGGACGAAGAAGAAAAACGATTGCAAGCTGCTTTTCACGAAATCATTACAAACAAAGAAATTATTTTGAATGAACGATAA
- a CDS encoding iron-containing alcohol dehydrogenase translates to MQKAADPMSNWNKDETRKKKTKLMQAVTIYFPKKLVVGSGTLYQLKDEVLQATAKKVLFVTIEPLLPQLEAIVRELKAASIDVQLDTSIVQEPYFSDFEKLMQNVSLFNPDVVIGIGGGSVLDVAKLVAAQLENKQSLRDYVGIGLLKGRKKTLICIPTTSGTGSEASPNAILVDDSDGQKKGIISPFLVPDVVILDPLLTLSVPPSITAATGIDALTHCLEAYTNKFAHPLIDLYAFKGMQLIAANIVQAVQNGNDEKARTEVALGSFYGGVCLGPVNTAAVHALSYPLGSLYHLPHGLSNALLLPYVMEFNLQASPSRYADVAVALGCERANDDATMAGKGVEKVKALIQQCGLPLRLREVGVKEETIPQMAADAMKIQRLLKNNPREVSEEDAVNIFKAAF, encoded by the coding sequence ATGCAAAAAGCGGCTGACCCGATGAGTAATTGGAACAAGGATGAAACCAGAAAAAAGAAAACAAAATTGATGCAGGCAGTAACGATATATTTTCCAAAAAAACTAGTTGTTGGCAGCGGGACGTTATACCAACTAAAGGATGAAGTGCTGCAAGCGACTGCGAAGAAAGTTTTGTTCGTGACCATTGAGCCGTTGCTGCCGCAATTGGAAGCGATTGTGCGGGAATTGAAAGCCGCTTCAATTGATGTTCAGCTTGACACAAGCATTGTGCAGGAACCATACTTCAGCGATTTTGAAAAGCTGATGCAAAACGTTTCTTTGTTTAATCCCGATGTGGTTATTGGCATTGGTGGCGGTAGTGTGTTGGACGTTGCCAAACTGGTAGCGGCACAACTGGAAAATAAACAAAGCTTGCGTGATTACGTCGGCATTGGTTTGTTGAAAGGCCGCAAAAAAACATTGATCTGCATTCCCACTACATCAGGTACGGGCAGCGAAGCTTCACCCAATGCAATTTTGGTGGACGATAGCGACGGGCAAAAGAAAGGAATCATTTCTCCATTTCTCGTTCCCGATGTTGTGATTCTCGATCCCTTGCTCACACTTTCTGTTCCGCCATCTATCACCGCTGCAACAGGCATTGACGCACTCACGCATTGCCTTGAAGCATATACCAACAAGTTTGCGCATCCGCTTATTGACCTTTACGCATTCAAAGGCATGCAACTTATTGCCGCCAATATTGTACAAGCTGTTCAAAACGGAAACGACGAGAAAGCAAGGACAGAAGTTGCACTCGGAAGTTTTTACGGCGGCGTGTGTTTGGGGCCTGTAAACACAGCGGCCGTCCACGCACTTTCCTATCCACTCGGTAGTTTATATCATTTGCCGCACGGGCTTTCCAATGCCTTGCTCTTGCCTTACGTGATGGAATTTAATTTGCAAGCTTCGCCTTCCCGTTACGCCGACGTTGCTGTGGCTTTGGGATGCGAAAGAGCAAACGACGATGCAACAATGGCGGGGAAAGGAGTTGAAAAAGTAAAAGCGTTGATTCAACAATGTGGACTGCCGTTGCGTCTGCGCGAAGTAGGCGTGAAAGAAGAAACAATACCGCAAATGGCTGCCGACGCCATGAAGATTCAACGCTTGTTGAAGAACAATCCGCGTGAGGTATCGGAAGAGGATGCGGTAAACATTTTCAAAGCAGCTTTTTAA
- a CDS encoding FGGY family carbohydrate kinase gives MNNSYILAIDQGTSSTKTIVFDAEGKAAARASEPLKTFFKDDGFVEQDPEDIYQNVLASVEKCLSEFEAKRFSIDDIKACGLSNQRETFVLWDEAGKPLHNAVVWQCKRSVSVCERLKKEGLQSLLQSKTGLLIDPYFSGSKVVWLYENNAVVKQAIDDGKAYFGTVDSWLLFKLTGGKNYLTDYTNASRTLFFNLNDLAWDKELLDGFGLSNLNLPKPQPSSSSFGYTDFNGLLNQPVAITAMIGDSHSAAFGEGCFTAGTAKATLGTGCSILMNTGAEPKASDSGMVTTVCWSTEDRVDYALEGVIVSCGATVEWLKNDLGLFADSRQTEKMANEVADNNGVYLVPAFSGLGAPHWDMKRKASISGLTFGCNKNHIVRAALESIPYQIKDVLTAMEADADIELQQLMVDGGITSNSFVLRFLADLLGKTVARIGMPDVSALGAAYLAGLKAGVYKDLEHLKTLNSDKVFVQPNDNEKIKEWYAGWQKTIGSYSQQESALQGC, from the coding sequence GTGAACAACTCATACATACTCGCTATCGATCAAGGCACCAGCAGCACAAAAACCATCGTTTTTGATGCGGAAGGAAAAGCTGCGGCGCGGGCTTCGGAGCCGCTAAAAACTTTTTTCAAAGACGATGGTTTTGTCGAACAAGACCCGGAAGACATTTATCAAAACGTGTTGGCCTCGGTTGAAAAATGTTTGAGCGAGTTTGAAGCGAAGCGTTTCAGCATTGATGACATTAAAGCTTGCGGCCTTTCCAATCAACGTGAAACCTTTGTGCTTTGGGACGAAGCCGGGAAACCTTTGCACAACGCCGTTGTGTGGCAATGCAAGCGTTCCGTTTCTGTTTGCGAACGATTGAAAAAAGAAGGCTTGCAATCGCTCCTTCAATCCAAAACCGGTTTGCTGATTGATCCTTATTTCTCCGGCAGCAAAGTCGTTTGGTTGTATGAAAACAACGCGGTAGTTAAACAGGCCATTGATGATGGAAAGGCTTATTTCGGAACAGTGGATAGCTGGCTTTTGTTCAAACTCACAGGAGGTAAAAATTATTTGACCGATTATACCAACGCTTCAAGGACTTTGTTTTTTAATCTTAATGACTTAGCATGGGACAAAGAATTGTTAGATGGATTCGGTCTCTCTAATTTGAATCTTCCGAAGCCTCAACCTTCTTCCTCGTCTTTTGGATACACTGATTTTAACGGCTTGTTGAATCAACCCGTTGCGATCACAGCAATGATTGGTGATTCGCATTCGGCGGCTTTTGGCGAAGGCTGTTTTACTGCCGGTACGGCCAAAGCCACGCTGGGCACGGGTTGTTCAATTTTAATGAACACAGGAGCTGAGCCAAAGGCTTCGGACAGCGGTATGGTGACAACCGTTTGCTGGAGCACCGAAGACCGTGTGGATTATGCACTGGAAGGTGTGATTGTAAGTTGTGGCGCTACCGTTGAATGGTTAAAAAACGATTTAGGTCTATTTGCCGACAGCAGGCAAACGGAAAAAATGGCGAATGAGGTTGCCGACAACAACGGTGTTTACCTCGTGCCGGCTTTCAGCGGGCTTGGTGCGCCGCATTGGGACATGAAACGAAAAGCTTCGATCTCAGGATTAACCTTTGGCTGCAATAAAAATCACATCGTTCGTGCGGCACTGGAATCCATTCCTTATCAAATTAAAGACGTGCTGACAGCGATGGAAGCCGATGCGGATATTGAACTGCAACAACTAATGGTTGACGGCGGTATTACGTCCAACAGCTTTGTGCTGCGGTTTTTAGCCGACTTGTTGGGAAAGACTGTTGCACGCATTGGCATGCCCGATGTTTCGGCCTTAGGTGCGGCCTACTTAGCCGGATTGAAAGCCGGTGTTTACAAAGATTTAGAGCACTTAAAAACGCTGAACAGCGATAAGGTTTTTGTTCAACCAAACGACAACGAAAAAATAAAAGAGTGGTACGCAGGCTGGCAAAAAACTATTGGCAGCTATTCGCAACAGGAAAGTGCTTTACAGGGCTGTTGA
- a CDS encoding ABC transporter permease has translation MEAVINMEKQSAVKKYSRSLIKFQSLIALFLLCLAISLLSDKFLTATNAWNVMRQISVNVCISVGMTLVVLTAGIDLSVGSVLALCGAVTAGLLKNGIELPANNLFIGFTLLGAIVAGLLIGALLGVFNGWTITKFKVPPFVATLAMLTIARGLTMLWTGGYPISSLGENFASIGTGWLLGIPVPVWLSGIVVVIAVVLTKKTRLGRYIYAIGGNESAAKLSGINVNKIKIAVYTIAGTLAAVGGIIVTSRLDSAQPNAGVTYELDAIAAVVIGGTSLSGGRGSILGTVLGAVIIGVLNNGLVLLNVSPFWQQVVKGAVILLAVIIDKANAKSE, from the coding sequence ATGGAAGCCGTCATCAACATGGAAAAGCAAAGCGCCGTAAAAAAATACAGCCGTTCACTGATAAAGTTTCAATCACTGATTGCGCTGTTCCTGTTGTGCCTTGCCATCAGTTTGTTGTCCGATAAATTTTTAACGGCTACCAACGCCTGGAACGTGATGCGGCAAATCTCCGTGAACGTCTGCATCTCGGTAGGAATGACGTTGGTGGTGTTAACGGCAGGCATTGATTTGTCGGTGGGTTCGGTGCTGGCTTTGTGCGGCGCCGTCACGGCCGGCTTGCTGAAGAACGGCATCGAACTTCCGGCCAATAATTTGTTCATCGGTTTTACTTTATTGGGAGCCATCGTTGCGGGTTTATTAATTGGCGCTTTGCTCGGCGTGTTTAACGGATGGACGATCACAAAATTCAAGGTGCCGCCTTTTGTGGCCACGTTGGCCATGCTCACCATTGCAAGAGGACTTACGATGTTGTGGACGGGCGGTTATCCCATTTCAAGTCTCGGTGAAAATTTTGCATCCATCGGCACCGGTTGGTTGTTAGGTATTCCCGTGCCGGTTTGGCTTTCGGGAATCGTTGTTGTAATTGCCGTTGTGCTGACAAAAAAAACAAGGCTGGGACGATACATTTATGCGATTGGTGGCAACGAAAGTGCGGCCAAACTTTCGGGCATCAACGTCAATAAAATCAAGATTGCGGTTTACACCATCGCCGGTACGCTGGCGGCGGTTGGCGGCATCATCGTTACATCGCGTTTGGATTCGGCGCAGCCCAACGCCGGCGTTACCTACGAGTTGGATGCGATTGCGGCGGTGGTCATTGGCGGCACATCGCTTTCGGGTGGCAGGGGAAGCATTTTGGGAACGGTACTGGGCGCTGTAATCATTGGTGTGTTGAACAACGGTTTGGTGCTTTTGAACGTGTCGCCTTTCTGGCAGCAAGTGGTGAAAGGCGCGGTGATATTGCTGGCGGTGATTATTGACAAAGCCAATGCAAAGAGTGAATAA
- a CDS encoding sugar ABC transporter ATP-binding protein, with protein MLTVENITKKFSGVTALENVCMNLHPGNVNAILGENGAGKSTLMKILSGVYADYEGSIFYKGERVAFSNPKEAQERGIAIIHQELNLIPHLTIAENIFLGREIINRWGFLNKTEMRRQTETLLNKLKLYVDADTLVADLKVGQQQVVEIAKALLVKSEVIIMDEPTSAISEKEVDVLFDIIRELKAEGKTIVYISHKLDELFKIADRFVVLRDGRSIEAGEMKGMSQDALIRKMVGRELKLIRQKEEQRKQTTPILTAENVSLKHAERKGENVLNNISFTVAKGEILGVFGLMGAGRTELLETLFGLHPKRSSGNVYIEGKGVQIASPSDAIKAGLALVPEDRKKDGLVLGMDVRKNISLTTLQQVENAGLLNQSKEAALAEKYIRELQIKTSSDKQAAKNLSGGNQQKIVLAKWLATRPKVLLLDEPTRGIDINAKNEIYKFILSLADAGLGIVVVSSELPEILAVSDRILVLAEGVLTAEIPVRQATEDSILKAAIPKTI; from the coding sequence TTGTTAACGGTCGAAAACATAACCAAGAAATTTTCAGGCGTCACGGCGTTGGAGAACGTGTGCATGAACCTGCATCCCGGAAATGTAAACGCCATCCTTGGCGAAAACGGCGCAGGCAAATCAACGCTGATGAAAATTCTTAGCGGCGTGTACGCCGATTACGAAGGGAGCATTTTTTACAAGGGAGAACGGGTAGCTTTTTCCAATCCCAAAGAAGCGCAGGAACGCGGCATCGCCATCATTCACCAGGAACTAAATCTCATACCTCACTTAACCATTGCTGAAAATATTTTTCTGGGCAGAGAGATCATCAACCGTTGGGGCTTTTTGAACAAGACAGAAATGCGCCGGCAAACAGAAACGCTCCTGAACAAACTGAAGTTGTACGTTGATGCCGATACCTTGGTTGCCGATTTGAAAGTAGGGCAGCAACAAGTGGTGGAAATTGCCAAAGCCCTGTTGGTGAAATCGGAAGTGATCATCATGGACGAACCCACATCGGCCATCAGCGAAAAAGAAGTGGACGTCTTGTTCGACATCATTCGCGAACTGAAAGCCGAAGGCAAAACCATTGTTTACATTTCGCACAAGCTGGACGAGCTTTTTAAAATTGCCGACCGCTTTGTTGTGCTGCGCGACGGCCGTTCGATTGAAGCCGGTGAAATGAAAGGCATGAGCCAGGATGCACTGATTCGAAAAATGGTGGGGCGTGAACTAAAGCTCATTCGCCAAAAAGAAGAACAACGCAAACAAACGACGCCGATACTTACAGCCGAAAATGTCTCCTTAAAACACGCCGAAAGGAAAGGCGAAAACGTTTTAAACAATATTTCTTTCACTGTTGCCAAAGGCGAAATCCTTGGTGTGTTTGGATTGATGGGAGCGGGGCGCACTGAGTTGCTGGAAACCTTGTTTGGCCTGCATCCAAAACGATCAAGCGGTAACGTTTACATCGAAGGAAAAGGAGTTCAAATTGCTTCGCCTTCCGATGCCATCAAAGCCGGTCTGGCCCTGGTTCCCGAAGACCGCAAAAAAGACGGACTGGTGCTGGGCATGGACGTTCGAAAGAACATCAGCCTTACTACGCTTCAACAAGTTGAGAACGCAGGCCTGTTGAACCAAAGCAAAGAAGCCGCTCTTGCGGAGAAATACATCCGCGAATTGCAGATCAAAACATCATCCGACAAACAGGCCGCAAAAAATTTAAGCGGCGGCAATCAACAAAAAATTGTGCTGGCAAAATGGCTTGCCACCAGGCCAAAAGTTTTGTTGCTCGACGAACCGACAAGAGGCATTGACATTAATGCGAAGAATGAAATTTATAAATTTATCTTGAGCCTGGCCGATGCCGGTTTGGGCATTGTTGTCGTGTCGTCGGAGTTGCCGGAGATATTGGCCGTCTCGGACCGCATTCTTGTTTTGGCCGAAGGTGTTTTAACCGCCGAAATTCCCGTTCGGCAGGCAACAGAAGACAGCATTTTAAAAGCCGCCATTCCGAAAACAATCTAA
- a CDS encoding DUF2291 domain-containing protein yields the protein MKKSLKYIITVAVILIVAYNSVYFKKLSEVKAAASSKQFDAVAYAQNYLVKKLPVALNKAMEVNELTGLLQSNPKEAFDKYSHALGIGNIRFFLVKGRGEITKIEDDATFVLVKKDSASQVIKIATEYVFGNAIRDASGLININEFNNTMDFNNVSAEINKIIRRDVLPPFKAGAKKGDRVEFTGAVELNQVHLKLDNIEVVPISLKIVNR from the coding sequence ATGAAGAAGAGCCTTAAATACATCATAACGGTTGCCGTCATTCTTATTGTTGCGTACAACTCGGTTTATTTTAAAAAGCTGAGCGAAGTAAAGGCCGCAGCCAGCAGCAAGCAATTTGACGCTGTGGCTTACGCACAAAATTATTTAGTAAAAAAACTGCCGGTTGCTTTGAATAAAGCAATGGAAGTAAACGAGCTTACGGGGTTGTTGCAATCAAATCCGAAGGAAGCCTTTGATAAATATTCGCATGCGCTGGGCATCGGCAACATCCGTTTCTTTTTGGTTAAAGGCCGCGGCGAAATCACAAAGATTGAAGACGATGCAACCTTTGTTTTGGTGAAAAAAGACAGCGCAAGCCAGGTGATTAAAATTGCCACCGAATACGTTTTTGGCAACGCCATTCGTGATGCGTCGGGACTGATAAACATCAATGAATTCAACAACACGATGGACTTCAACAATGTTTCGGCCGAGATCAATAAAATTATTCGAAGAGATGTGCTACCGCCGTTTAAAGCCGGTGCAAAAAAAGGCGACAGGGTGGAGTTCACCGGTGCCGTAGAATTAAACCAAGTGCATTTGAAGTTGGACAACATTGAAGTGGTGCCGATAAGTTTGAAGATTGTGAATCGTTAA
- a CDS encoding D-ribose ABC transporter substrate-binding protein has product MNKKFFFKRISVLLLLPVLFCLQACKNNSSAGKPKKMAVIVSTLNNPWFVFLAEKASAKAKELGYETKIFDSQNNTALETDHFENAIASGYGAILFNPTDAEGSVVNVQKAKAAGVPVFCMDREVNSTEAATSQILSDSYSGCVALGKYFVETMNKKGKYVELLGLVGDNNTWNRSKGFHSVVDNYPGLVMVAQQSADFDRNKGMEVLESILQAHPDIDAVFCGNDAMAMGAYQALLAAGKADKVKVFGFDGAPEVVESIKAGKIVATAMQFPEVMANTAAIDADEYLKGSRDFPKKMPVAVELVNKEDVNDYVAYGKKN; this is encoded by the coding sequence ATGAATAAAAAATTTTTCTTCAAACGAATTTCAGTCTTGCTTTTGCTGCCTGTGCTCTTTTGCCTGCAGGCCTGCAAGAACAATTCATCTGCCGGCAAGCCAAAAAAAATGGCGGTGATTGTTTCTACCCTCAACAATCCCTGGTTTGTTTTTCTTGCCGAAAAGGCTTCGGCGAAAGCCAAAGAACTGGGCTATGAAACAAAAATTTTCGATTCGCAAAACAACACCGCTTTAGAAACCGATCATTTTGAAAACGCCATTGCTTCGGGTTACGGCGCCATCTTGTTTAATCCAACCGATGCCGAAGGTTCGGTGGTGAACGTGCAAAAAGCAAAGGCTGCCGGCGTTCCTGTTTTTTGCATGGACCGCGAAGTGAATTCAACCGAAGCGGCAACATCACAAATTTTGTCTGATAGTTATTCGGGCTGCGTGGCCCTGGGAAAATATTTTGTCGAGACGATGAACAAAAAAGGCAAGTACGTGGAGTTACTTGGCCTTGTTGGCGACAACAACACCTGGAACCGTTCCAAAGGCTTTCACAGCGTGGTGGACAATTATCCCGGCCTTGTGATGGTGGCGCAGCAAAGCGCAGATTTTGACCGCAACAAAGGCATGGAAGTGCTGGAATCCATTCTGCAGGCGCACCCCGATATCGACGCCGTTTTTTGCGGCAATGATGCGATGGCGATGGGCGCTTACCAGGCACTGTTAGCTGCCGGTAAAGCCGATAAAGTAAAAGTCTTTGGCTTCGACGGCGCACCCGAAGTGGTGGAGTCAATCAAGGCCGGAAAGATTGTGGCCACGGCCATGCAGTTTCCCGAAGTGATGGCCAATACTGCTGCTATTGACGCTGATGAATACTTGAAAGGCAGCCGCGATTTTCCGAAGAAAATGCCCGTCGCCGTTGAACTGGTGAACAAGGAAGACGTGAACGATTACGTGGCTTACGGCAAAAAAAATTAA
- a CDS encoding transketolase family protein, translating to MSTTETTIENKKGTAKANLEVFSATLQALAENDRGVLVVTSDSRGSGKLVPFGQKFPAQHIEVGIAEQNLVGVAAGLASTGKKVFAVSPACFLTARALEQIKNDVAYSDNPVKLIGISAGVSYGALGSTHHSLHDFAVLRAINNITVVAPADNFETEQAIKKAAATTAPFYLRFGKKNMPLLKEADESDFEFGKGRVIIEGDDITFIATGETVYPAKLAAEKLKNDFGISATVISMHTIKPLDCDLLKRIAASGKPILTIEEHSVYGGLGEACASFLLQQGYRNRFKIMGIPDEYTVTGSQAEIFNHYGLSESGIAQEALTLLKE from the coding sequence ATGAGCACGACAGAAACAACCATAGAAAATAAAAAAGGGACCGCAAAAGCAAACCTGGAAGTGTTCTCCGCTACGCTTCAGGCGTTGGCAGAAAACGATCGCGGCGTTCTCGTTGTCACAAGCGATTCGCGGGGTTCGGGCAAGCTCGTTCCCTTTGGGCAAAAGTTTCCGGCGCAACACATTGAGGTTGGCATTGCCGAGCAAAATCTTGTTGGCGTAGCGGCCGGACTGGCATCAACGGGTAAGAAAGTATTCGCCGTTTCGCCGGCTTGTTTTTTAACGGCAAGGGCGTTGGAGCAAATCAAAAACGACGTGGCTTATTCCGATAACCCGGTGAAGCTGATTGGCATTAGTGCGGGTGTGAGTTACGGCGCACTTGGCTCTACACATCACAGCCTGCACGACTTTGCGGTTTTGCGTGCCATCAACAACATCACCGTAGTAGCGCCGGCCGATAATTTTGAAACCGAGCAAGCCATTAAAAAAGCAGCCGCTACGACTGCGCCTTTCTATTTGCGCTTTGGCAAGAAGAACATGCCTTTGCTGAAAGAAGCGGATGAAAGCGATTTTGAATTTGGCAAAGGCAGAGTCATCATCGAAGGAGATGACATCACGTTCATTGCAACGGGTGAAACGGTTTATCCCGCAAAGCTGGCCGCGGAAAAGTTGAAAAATGATTTCGGCATTTCTGCAACGGTCATCAGCATGCACACAATAAAGCCGCTCGATTGCGATTTGTTGAAAAGGATTGCGGCTTCGGGCAAACCAATTCTTACAATAGAAGAGCACAGCGTTTACGGCGGCTTGGGTGAAGCTTGTGCTTCATTTCTGTTGCAGCAAGGTTATCGCAACCGTTTTAAAATTATGGGCATCCCGGATGAATACACCGTCACGGGTTCGCAGGCGGAAATTTTTAACCATTATGGTTTATCGGAAAGCGGGATAGCGCAGGAGGCTTTAACGCTGTTGAAGGAATAA
- a CDS encoding transketolase, producing MKKELYRKSIIYRKKILKYIFNANAGHTGGSLSCIDVLNVLYNHVLNVSPGNFSSPDRDRYIQSKGHSVEALFVVLADKGFFPESDLETLCKYGSHYIGHPTRKVKGVEQNTGALGHGLPISVGTAIAAKLDKKDYRVFTLLGDGELPEGSNWEAALTASQYKLDNLCAIIDSNGLQITGPTSEVCNTEPIDAKFESFGWAVRHVDGHDLTALMQTFDAMPFTEGKPNLVIAHTVKGKGVSYMENALKWHHGVPTEQQYEDALNELDNAMVTVPDDF from the coding sequence ATGAAAAAAGAGCTCTACAGAAAATCAATCATCTACCGAAAGAAGATATTGAAGTACATCTTTAACGCCAACGCAGGCCACACCGGCGGCAGTTTGTCTTGCATTGATGTACTGAACGTGCTTTACAACCACGTACTGAACGTAAGCCCTGGGAATTTTTCATCGCCCGACCGCGATCGCTACATTCAAAGCAAAGGCCATTCGGTAGAAGCCTTGTTTGTGGTGCTAGCCGATAAAGGATTCTTTCCCGAATCTGACTTGGAAACCTTGTGCAAATACGGTTCGCATTACATCGGCCATCCGACCCGGAAGGTAAAAGGTGTGGAGCAAAACACGGGTGCGCTTGGACACGGTTTGCCCATCAGCGTGGGCACGGCTATCGCGGCCAAATTGGATAAAAAAGATTACCGCGTGTTTACTCTTTTGGGCGACGGTGAATTGCCCGAGGGTTCTAATTGGGAAGCGGCGCTTACAGCTTCACAATACAAGCTCGATAACCTTTGCGCCATCATTGATAGCAACGGTTTGCAAATTACAGGACCTACATCGGAAGTCTGCAACACCGAGCCCATAGACGCAAAGTTTGAAAGCTTTGGATGGGCGGTGCGGCACGTTGACGGCCACGATTTGACTGCGCTTATGCAAACGTTTGATGCGATGCCTTTTACCGAAGGCAAGCCCAATCTTGTGATTGCGCATACCGTAAAAGGCAAGGGCGTGAGCTACATGGAAAACGCCCTGAAATGGCATCACGGCGTTCCAACCGAACAACAATATGAAGATGCGTTGAACGAATTGGACAACGCCATGGTAACCGTACCGGATGATTTTTAA